From Coffea arabica cultivar ET-39 chromosome 2e, Coffea Arabica ET-39 HiFi, whole genome shotgun sequence, the proteins below share one genomic window:
- the LOC113730780 gene encoding putative ribosomal large subunit pseudouridine synthase SVR1, chloroplastic isoform X2, giving the protein MAALMAAVAAAASTAFATLHLTKPAIPLTRTTHRHLRTIIASSLSSTPSTTPEFNITFAPPKPKSEPKLKPKPASESATETPGQDSASELDDQLYIPWIVRDESGNLTLQSTPPARLLHQMANAETKKKKKKKEKDSKVKPASPTAEPKFSKAARRFYNENFRDPPQRLSKVLAAAGVASRRNSEELIFGVWHLFACVMDQTRVDPVRDVIYVNGNRLPKKLPPKVYFALNKPKGYICSAGEKETKSVLSLFNDFMNSWDKRNPGLPKPRLFTVGRLDVATIGLLIVTNDGDFAQKLSHPSSKLSKEYIATIDGSVNKRHLITISEGTVVEGVQCAPDIVELLPPQPDLSRPRIRIVVHEGRNHEVRELVKNAGLEIHALKRIRIGGFRLPSDLGIGKHAELKQANLRALGWKS; this is encoded by the exons ATGGCGGCGCTAATGGCCGCAGTAGCTGCTGCTGCCTCCACGGCTTTCGCCACCCTCCACCTAACCAAACCCGCTATTCCTCTCACCCGCACCACTCACCGCCATCTCCGCACCATAATTGCCTCCTCACTCTCTTCCACTCCCTCCACCACACCTGAATTCAACATCACCTTCGCCCCTCCCAAGCCCAAGTCCGAGCCCAAGCTCAAGCCCAAACCCGCATCCGAATCCGCCACTGAAACTCCGGGCCAGGACTCAGCTAGCGAATTGGATGACCAACTCTACATCCCGTGGATTGTCCGCGACGAGAGTGGCAACCTCACCCTCCAGTCTACTCCTCCGGCTCGTCTACTTCACCAGATGGCCAATGCGGAGactaagaagaagaagaagaagaaagagaaagactCCAAAGTAAAGCCGGCTTCTCCCACAGCTGAGCCGAAGTTCTCCAAGGCTGCCCGCCGGTTTTATAATGAGAATTTCCGGGACCCGCCTCAGCGGCTTAGTAAGGTCTTAGCTGCTGCTGGAG TGGCATCAAGAAGAAACAGCGAAGAGCTTATTTTCGGAG TATGGCATTTATTTGCTTGTGTGATGGATCAGACCAGAGTTGATCCTGTTAGGGATGTGATCTATGTCAACGGGAACCGCCTGCCTAAGAAACTGCCCCCAAAGGTCTATTTTGCGCTAAACAAGCCGAAAGG TTACATTTGCTCAGCTGGAGAGAAGGAGACGAAGTCCGTGCTGTCTCTGTTCAATGATTTTATGAATAGTTGG GATAAAAGGAACCCTGGACTACCAAAACCACGACTATTTACTGTTGGTCGTCTTGATGTTGCCACAATTGGATTGCTTATAGTTACAAATGAtg GGGATTTTGCTCAGAAGCTTTCACATCCTTCTTCTAAATTATCCAAGGA ATATATTGCAACTATTGATGGTTCCGTCAATAAGCGACATTTGATTACCATTAGTGAAGGGACTGTTGTTGAAGGCGTTCAATGCGCCCCGGATATTGTAGAGCTGCTACCGCCGCAGCCAGATCTGTCAAGACCACGAATTCGGATTGTG GTTCATGAGGGAAGAAATCATGAAGTGCGGGAACTTGTAAAAAATGCTGGACTTGAG ATTCATGCACTGAAGCGCATACGCATTGGTGGTTTCAGGCTTCCATCAGATCTTGG GATTGGAAAGCATGCTGAACTGAAGCAAGCTAATCTCCGAGCACTGGGTTGGAAGAGCTGA
- the LOC113730780 gene encoding putative ribosomal large subunit pseudouridine synthase SVR1, chloroplastic isoform X1, with protein sequence MAALMAAVAAAASTAFATLHLTKPAIPLTRTTHRHLRTIIASSLSSTPSTTPEFNITFAPPKPKSEPKLKPKPASESATETPGQDSASELDDQLYIPWIVRDESGNLTLQSTPPARLLHQMANAETKKKKKKKEKDSKVKPASPTAEPKFSKAARRFYNENFRDPPQRLSKVLAAAGVASRRNSEELIFGGKVTVNGSVCNTPQTRVDPVRDVIYVNGNRLPKKLPPKVYFALNKPKGYICSAGEKETKSVLSLFNDFMNSWDKRNPGLPKPRLFTVGRLDVATIGLLIVTNDGDFAQKLSHPSSKLSKEYIATIDGSVNKRHLITISEGTVVEGVQCAPDIVELLPPQPDLSRPRIRIVVHEGRNHEVRELVKNAGLEIHALKRIRIGGFRLPSDLGIGKHAELKQANLRALGWKS encoded by the exons ATGGCGGCGCTAATGGCCGCAGTAGCTGCTGCTGCCTCCACGGCTTTCGCCACCCTCCACCTAACCAAACCCGCTATTCCTCTCACCCGCACCACTCACCGCCATCTCCGCACCATAATTGCCTCCTCACTCTCTTCCACTCCCTCCACCACACCTGAATTCAACATCACCTTCGCCCCTCCCAAGCCCAAGTCCGAGCCCAAGCTCAAGCCCAAACCCGCATCCGAATCCGCCACTGAAACTCCGGGCCAGGACTCAGCTAGCGAATTGGATGACCAACTCTACATCCCGTGGATTGTCCGCGACGAGAGTGGCAACCTCACCCTCCAGTCTACTCCTCCGGCTCGTCTACTTCACCAGATGGCCAATGCGGAGactaagaagaagaagaagaagaaagagaaagactCCAAAGTAAAGCCGGCTTCTCCCACAGCTGAGCCGAAGTTCTCCAAGGCTGCCCGCCGGTTTTATAATGAGAATTTCCGGGACCCGCCTCAGCGGCTTAGTAAGGTCTTAGCTGCTGCTGGAG TGGCATCAAGAAGAAACAGCGAAGAGCTTATTTTCGGAGGTAAAGTGACTGTTAATGGTTCTGTATGCAATACTCCTCAG ACCAGAGTTGATCCTGTTAGGGATGTGATCTATGTCAACGGGAACCGCCTGCCTAAGAAACTGCCCCCAAAGGTCTATTTTGCGCTAAACAAGCCGAAAGG TTACATTTGCTCAGCTGGAGAGAAGGAGACGAAGTCCGTGCTGTCTCTGTTCAATGATTTTATGAATAGTTGG GATAAAAGGAACCCTGGACTACCAAAACCACGACTATTTACTGTTGGTCGTCTTGATGTTGCCACAATTGGATTGCTTATAGTTACAAATGAtg GGGATTTTGCTCAGAAGCTTTCACATCCTTCTTCTAAATTATCCAAGGA ATATATTGCAACTATTGATGGTTCCGTCAATAAGCGACATTTGATTACCATTAGTGAAGGGACTGTTGTTGAAGGCGTTCAATGCGCCCCGGATATTGTAGAGCTGCTACCGCCGCAGCCAGATCTGTCAAGACCACGAATTCGGATTGTG GTTCATGAGGGAAGAAATCATGAAGTGCGGGAACTTGTAAAAAATGCTGGACTTGAG ATTCATGCACTGAAGCGCATACGCATTGGTGGTTTCAGGCTTCCATCAGATCTTGG GATTGGAAAGCATGCTGAACTGAAGCAAGCTAATCTCCGAGCACTGGGTTGGAAGAGCTGA
- the LOC113730781 gene encoding glycerol-3-phosphate dehydrogenase SDP6, mitochondrial, whose product MATSIRLRRLGTVALAAGGAYTILRDPSISVNDRGGGSALQIVKQKIADPFAVIPSRAVQESALMGASLANPLDVLVVGGGATGSGVALDAATRGLRVGLVEREDFSSGTSSRSTKLVHGGVRYLEKAVFNLDYGQLKLVFHALEARKQVIDNAPHLCHALPCMTPCFDWFEVIYYWMGLKMYDLVAGRHLLHVSRYYSAQESLELFPTLARNGKEKTLKGTVVYYDGQMNDSRLNVAIACSAALAGAAVLNHAEVVSLLKDDVTGRIIGARIRNNLSGKEFDTYAKVVVNAAGPFCDSVRQMADKKAKPMIIPSSGVHIVLPDYYSPEGMGLIVPKTKDGRVVFMLPWLGRTVAGTTDSNTSITMLPEPHENEIEFILDAISGYLNVKVRRTDVLSAWSGIRPLAMDPKAKNTESISRDHVVSEDYPGLVTITGGKWTTYRSMAEDALDAAIKSGKLNPTNKCLTYNIQLVGADGWEPASFTILAQQYVRMKRTYRGNVVPGVMDTASAKHLSHAYGTLAERVAAIAQNENLGKRLAHGYPFLEAEVAYCARNEYCESAVDFIARRSRLAFLDTDAANRALPRVIEILAAEHKWDKSRQKEELKKGREFLETFKSSKNAQFHDGKHK is encoded by the exons ATGGCCACTTCCATTCGTCTCCGCCGGCTGGGAACCGTCGCCCTCGCAGCCGGTGGTGCATATACTATTCTCCGTGACCCCTCAATATCCGTGAACGACAGAGGTGGTGGTTCTGCTTTACAGATTGTAAAGCAGAAAATTGCAGACCCATTTGCCGTCATCCCCAGCCGAGCCGTTCAGGAATCAGCTCTTATGGGCGCCAGTTTAGCCAACCCTCTTGACGTACTGGTTGTTGGTGGTGGTGCCACCGGCTCCGGCGTCGCCCTCGACGCTGCCACGCGTGGCCTTCGTGTTGGGCTTGTCGAGCGCGAAGACTTCTCCTCTGGGACTTCTTCAAGGTCTACTAAATTAGTTCATGGAG GAGTTCGCTATTTGGAGAAAGCTGTTTTTAACTTGGATTATGGGCAGTTAAAGTTGGTTTTTCATGCACTTGAGGCGCGCAAACAGGTTATTGACAATGCTCCCCACCTCTGCCATGCTTTGCCATGCATGACGCCGTGTTTTGACTGGTTTGAGGTGATCTACTACTGGATGGGCTTGAAAATGTATGATCTGGTTGCTGGACGCCACCTGCTACACGTATCCAGATATTATTCTGCTCAGGAGTCTCTAGAACTATTTCCTACTCTAGCAAGGAATGGTAAAGAGAAAACTTTGAAGGGCACGGTGGTTTATTATGATGGACAAATGAATGACTCGAGACTCAATGTTGCAATAGCATGTTCTGCTGCTTTAGCTGGGGCAGCTGTGCTTAATCATGCAGAAGTAGTATCACTTCTCAAGGATGATGTTACTGGCCGCATAATCGGTGCACGCATTCGCAATAACTTATCTG GCAAGGAGTTTGATACATATGCAAAAGTAGTTGTCAATGCTGCTGGACCATTTTGTGATTCTGTGCGGCAAATGGCTGACAAAAAGGCAAAACCAATGATCATTCCTAGTAGTGGTGTGCATATTGTGCTACCTGATTACTATTCACCTGAAGGAATGGGCCTCATAGTTCCAAAAACTAAGGATGGTCGTGTTGTCTTCATGCTCCCATGGTTGGGGAGAACAGTTGCTGGTACTACAGATTCAAACACCTCCATTACAATGCTACCAGAGCCTCATGAGAATGAGATTGAATTCATATTGGATGCTATATCTGGTTATCTGAATGTCAAG GTTCGGCGCACAGATGTACTTTCTGCTTGGAGTGGTATTCGTCCATTGGCAATGGATCCTAAAGCAAAGAACACAGAGAGCATTTCCCGTGATCATGTTGTTTCTGAAGACTACCCTGGTTTGGTAACAATTACCGGTGGTAAATGGACTACATATAgaag CATGGCAGAAGATGCTCTTGATGCTGCCATAAAGTCTGGGAAATTGAACCCAACCAACAAATGCTTAACATACAACATACAACTCGTAGGTGCCGATGGGTGGGAACCCGCGTCTTTCACCATACTAGCGCAACAGTATGTGCGCATGAAAAGGACATATCGTGGAAATGTTGTTCCAGGAGTGATGGATACTGCTTCAGCAAAGCATTTATCTCATGCGTATGGTACTCTAGCCGAACGAGTGGCTGCAATAGCTCAG aatgagAACCTGGGGAAGCGACTTGCCCATGGATACCCGTTTCTGGAAGCAGAAGTAGCATATTGTGCTCGAAACGAATACTGTGAATCTGCTGTGGATTTTATTGCCAGAAGATCTCGGCTAGCTTTCCTTGACACAGATGCTGCAAATCGGGCTCTACCCCGCGTGATTGAGATTCTGGCTGCTGAGCACAAATGGGACAAATCAAGGCAGaaagaagaactaaagaagggtagagaatttttagaaaccTTCAAATCATCAAAGAATGCTCAGTTCCATGATGGGAAACACAAATAG